One Thiocapsa sp. genomic window carries:
- a CDS encoding MarR family EPS-associated transcriptional regulator, producing the protein MTDDLHYRVLKHLEANPEATQRDLAKALGISLGSTNYCVRAVVDQGWVKVQNFRRSNNKLAYAYLLAPQGIEAKARITARFLQRKRAEYDALKIEIAQLDAEVRSQPKV; encoded by the coding sequence ATGACCGACGACCTGCACTACCGCGTCCTCAAGCACCTGGAGGCGAACCCCGAGGCCACCCAGCGTGATCTGGCCAAAGCCCTCGGCATCAGCCTGGGCAGCACCAACTATTGCGTGCGCGCCGTCGTCGATCAAGGCTGGGTGAAGGTCCAGAATTTCCGCAGAAGCAACAACAAACTCGCCTACGCCTACCTGCTCGCCCCGCAGGGCATCGAGGCCAAGGCGCGCATCACCGCCCGCTTCCTGCAGCGCAAACGTGCCGAATACGACGCCCTCAAGATCGAGATCGCCCAGCTCGACGCCGAGGTCCGATCCCAACCGAAGGTGTAG
- a CDS encoding DUF2442 domain-containing protein, which produces MIKLNEAQYLGDGRIALVFSDGSQGIFDVRAYCAARRGPLLQPLESEAYVKRFIIDAGALGWPNGLELSPERLYELSRQDVAA; this is translated from the coding sequence GTGATTAAGCTCAACGAAGCACAGTATCTCGGTGACGGACGCATCGCATTGGTCTTTTCCGATGGCAGTCAGGGCATCTTCGATGTGAGGGCGTACTGCGCCGCCCGGCGTGGTCCCCTACTCCAACCTCTGGAATCGGAAGCCTACGTCAAGCGTTTCATCATCGATGCCGGTGCATTGGGGTGGCCCAACGGGCTGGAGCTTTCGCCCGAGCGCCTCTATGAGCTCAGTCGACAAGATGTCGCTGCGTAG
- a CDS encoding DUF4160 domain-containing protein, translating to MWHDDHPPPHIHVEYQGFEALVDIQTGSVSKGKLPRKVAAIVGDWCHDHRQELLDNWDRAQRFEPLEQIQGADRD from the coding sequence ATGTGGCACGACGACCATCCGCCACCGCACATCCATGTCGAATACCAGGGATTCGAAGCCCTCGTCGACATTCAGACCGGCAGCGTGTCGAAGGGAAAACTGCCGCGCAAAGTGGCCGCCATTGTCGGCGATTGGTGTCATGATCATCGGCAAGAACTGCTGGATAACTGGGATCGTGCCCAGCGATTCGAGCCACTCGAGCAGATCCAAGGGGCAGATCGTGATTAA